In Primulina huaijiensis isolate GDHJ02 chromosome 16, ASM1229523v2, whole genome shotgun sequence, a single genomic region encodes these proteins:
- the LOC140960746 gene encoding zinc finger protein ZAT10-like yields MALEALNSPTTPTPSFLYENDKASLMYLDSCTKGKRSKRPRSVETQEPTEEEYLALCLIMLARGGASASVASTSAPLVMMDKNSRTQTRTPPPPVAVDSAKLLYKCSVCNKAFGSYQALGGHKASHRKLSGGDENSTTSNSAPTTSTTSATALSGVMGSGKTHECSICHRRFPTGQALGGHKRRHYEGNVGAGNSAVTSSEGVGSTGSHRDFDLNLPALPNFWPGFGSGIEEEVESPHPAKKSRLSLATKLEIF; encoded by the coding sequence ATGGCTCTTGAAGCTTTGAACTCGCCGACTACTCCTACGCCCTCGTTTCTATATGAGAATGATAAGGCCAGTTTAATGTATCTTGATTCATGCACGAAAGGCAAGCGATCCAAGCGTCCACGTAGCGTTGAAACTCAGGAACCCACTGAGGAAGAGTACTTGGCTCTTTGTCTGATCATGCTCGCTCGCGGCGGCGCCTCCGCGTCGGTGGCTTCTACCTCTGCCCCACTGGTGATGATGGATAAGAATTCACGAACTCAGACCAGAACACCACCGCCTCCAGTTGCGGTGGACTCGGCTAAGTTACTCTACAAGTGTTCTGTTTGTAACAAGGCGTTTGGATCCTACCAAGCTTTGGGTGGACACAAAGCCAGCCACCGCAAACTTAGCGGCGGCGATGAAAACTCTACTACCTCCAACTCCGCACCCACAACATCCACTACGTCTGCTACAGCACTGAGCGGTGTCATGGGAAGCGGGAAGACCCACGAGTGCTCCATCTGTCATAGGCGCTTTCCCACAGGGCAGGCCTTGGGAGGCCACAAGCGCCGCCACTACGAAGGCAACGTTGGTGCAGGGAACAGCGCGGTGACGTCTTCGGAGGGTGTGGGATCCACCGGTTCACACAGAGACTTCGACTTGAACCTGCCGGCTTTGCCGAACTTCTGGCCGGGATTTGGCTCCGGCATTGAAGAGGAGGTCGAAAGCCCACACCCTGCCAAGAAATCGCGTCTCTCGCTGGCGACAAAACTAGAAATCTTTtga
- the LOC140962121 gene encoding QWRF motif-containing protein 2-like, protein MVTAVTSNPKLRSSQNEKRPPLLPTDSDNAPMRRPKGREVSSRYLSLSISSSNSSNSSNTTSSSNTSGGSWSSLIYSKRSQSPMVSHKAAVATPKSSVKDRALSAERRRPVVAAATTPSNAERMLMTSRRSLSVSFQGESYSLPMSKVKPPPTSLGTTAGMRKGTPDRRKAGVTPVRDGRERDIENSRPSEKPKQLWPGRLRGENSSFLSRSLDYGSERAKLSESGARFKELRKSVADPLNSDRESVSSGSTASGNKIRVRGEPRGIVVPANFWQEANMSCHDVQDPASPVTNNALNRTAGSSKVTVAKKFLNDSPVSSPRGIFAGKGLSPLREGSRAASPIKGLGSSTGSLLRGLGSPTRCRSGIGNLVNDDKPCTTPFMLNSAADLGRGKSGKNRIAGAQELKLLYNRQLQWRLANARLENTLLVQKRTAERNLYNAWVSNSKLRHSVKSKRIELLLLRHNLKIYSIFKEQEPHLKNWCLFDRDHLNSLSGATVALEASTILLPVVDGARADVHKVREAMASAVDLVQAMAPSIQPSLSQVEQMNSMVSELSNLSAREHNLLQECKEFLSKTFIPLQVMHCHLKTHALQVQHLPSRQA, encoded by the exons ATGGTTACTGCCGTGACATCGAATCCTAAGCTGCGTTCCTCGCAGAACGAGAAGCGGCCGCCGTTGCTTCCCACGGATTCCGACAATGCGCCGATGCGTCGTCCCAAAGGACGCGAAGTTAGCTCCCGCTACCTGTCTCTCTCGATTTCGTCTTCGAACTCTTCCAATTCCTCGAACACAACTTCTTCATCCAACACCTCGGGAGGATCATGGTCTTccttgatttattcgaagaggTCGCAGTCTCCCATGGTCAGCCACAAAGCTGCGGTCGCGACGCCGAAGAGCTCCGTTAAGGACAGGGCGCTGTCTGCGGAGAGGCGGCGACCGGTGGTTGCGGCAGCGACCACACCGTCTAATGCGGAGAGAATGTTAATGACGTCTAGGCGTAGCTTATCGGTGTCGTTTCAGGGTGAGTCGTATTCATTGCCTATGAGTAAGGTGAAGCCGCCTCCGACCTCGTTGGGAACCACCGCCGGTATGAGGAAAGGTACTCCGGACCGGAGGAAAGCGGGAGTCACACCTGTCAGAGATGGACGAGAGAGGGACATAGAGAATTCGAGGCCAAGTGAAAAGCCGAAGCAGCTATGGCCTGGTAGATTACGTGGGGAGAATTCGAGTTTTCTGAGTCGGAGTTTAGATTACGGTTCTGAGAGAGCGAAGTTGAGTGAATCGGGGGCTAGGTTTAAGGAATTGAGAAAATCTGTGGCTGATccattgaattcagatcgtgagaGTGTCTCATCGGGGAGTACGGCTAGTGGGAATAAGATTCGTGTGAGAGGAGAGCCGCGTGGGATTGTTGTCCCAGCAAATTTTTGGCAAGAGGCAAATATGTCGTGCCATGATGTACAAGATCCTGCATCACCTGTAACAAATAATGCTTTGAATAGAACAGCTGGTTCCTCAAAAGTAACCGTTGCAAAGAAATTTCTAAATGATAGTCCCGTATCATCCCCTCGGGGCATTTTTGCAGGTAAGGGATTGTCTCCTCTTCGAGAGGGGTCAAGGGCGGCATCACCAATCAAGGGCTTGGGATCATCAACTGGTAGTCTACTGAGAGGTTTGGGTAGTCCTACAAGATGTAGAAGTGGAATAGGTAACTTAGTGAATGATGACAAACCCTGCACTACACCATTTATGTTGAACTCTGCTGCTGATCTCGGGAGAGGGAAGTCTGGGAAGAATCGAATTGCTGGTGCGCAGGAGCTGAAACTACTGTATAATCGTCAGTTACAGTGGCGATTAGCAAATGCAAGGCTAGAGAACACCCTGTTAGTACAAAAACGTACGGCAGAG AGAAACCTTTACAATGCTTGGGTGAGTAACTCAAAATTGCGGCACTCTGTTAAGTCCAAGAGAATTGAGCTACTATTGTTGAGGCATAATCTGAAGATTTATTCTATCTTTAAGGAACAG GAGCCACATTTGAAGAACTGGTGTCTGTTTGATAGAGATCACCTGAATTCATTGTCTGGTGCTACAGTTGCGTTGGAAGCTAGCACTATCCTTCTACCTGTTGTTGATGGAGCGAGG GCAGATGTTCACAAGGTTCGAGAAGCTATGGCTTCAGCTGTTGACCTTGTGCAAGCAATGGCGCCTTCGATACAGCCTTCGCTATCAcaa GTGGAGCAGATGAACTCAATGGTGTCAGAACTTTCTAACCTAAGCGCAAGGGAACACAATTTGCTCCAGGAATGCAAAGAATTTTTATCAAAGACCTTCATACCCTTGCAG GTGATGCATTGTCACCTAAAGACCCATGCATTACAAGTTCAACATTTACCTAGTCGACAAGCTTGA